The sequence GGCGCAGTTCAGGCGAAGAACGCGCTTTACACGTACGCTCAGGCTCGCCTCAGGTACGGCCGGCTCTTTGCGCAGGTCTTCTACAGTGAACTCGACTCGCGCGACTCGTACGCGCTTCGAACGGGAGACCTCTTCAGCGAGAATTCGGGACAGTTTGTCGCGCAAGCCCAGCACAACTCTTCGATTGGTCAGCGCCAGGACTTTACATACGGAGTCGATCTGTATCTCACAAGACCCGACAGCAAAGGTACGGTCAACGGTGCATACGAAGACCAAGACGACATCAATGAGGTCGGGGCCTACGTGCAATCAGAAACGCGCGTAAGTCGAAAGTTGGATGTTGTGCTGGCTGCCCGAGTCGATCGACATAACCGTGTCGACGATCTGACTTTTTCTCCACGTGCCGCTCTGGTGGTCAAGCCGACTCCGCAGCATACGTTTCGCCTGACGTTTAACCGGGCGTTCCAGACACCGGCGGCCAATCACCTCTTTGCGGACGTCCTGGGTCAGCGCGATGTATTCGAGGGTGCACGACTGGAGCCATTGCTTGGCTTCAGCCCCACCATGAATCTCAGGGCTCAGGGGACGCCGTCGACTGGATTCCATTTCAGTCGCGATATGAGCGGCCGCGTGCAATTCAGATCACCGTATGCCCGGCTGGACCCAAGAGGCTTTGGCGACGACCAGTTCATTTCGCTGGACGACCCGGTGTTTACCAACGTCATGTGGTCTGTCGCGAGGGATGCGAGCGTAGCCGGTCTGGGCCTGGGACTTGCCGAGTCAGGCCTCATTCCGGCCGACCAGCTCGAGGCGTTTTCTAATGCCCTGGATCTCGTGCTTCCGGACGAGGTGGTCGGTGTTCGAAACTCTCTGCAAATACTGGATCTCGGTCGCCAGGGATTCGTGCCGACGTTCGAGCCGTCGGACATAGGTCCCCTGAAGATTACTCGTACCGAAACCATCGAGTTCGGATACAAGGGTGTTCTTCGGGAACGGGTCTTCGTGGGACTGGATGTATACAGAACACATGTCAAGAACTTCATCGGGCCTTTTCTTGTTGGTTCGCCGACTGTGTTTCTTGATTCACCAACGCTTCAGCTCGCTCTCACTGAGCATGTTGAACAGGTGCTGGCTGATCCGGCGAATGCGGACGCTCTCACGTCACTTCTCGCCCTCGACCAAATCCAGGGAATAGGAAACGGTGACGGGTCGCCGGCATCGGAATTGAGTTTTCTGATCAGTTCGGGTATTGCAGGATCGGTGCCATTCGGGTCCGTGAGTCCGGTCGAATCCTTCGATCCCACCGCCGCGCTATTGGTGCGACGTAATTTTGGAGATATTTCGCTGTATGGTGCGGATGTTCACTTCACCTACTTTCTCTCCCCGCGCTGGAGTTTCGGCGGAACGTATTCGTTCGTCTCCGAGAATCTTTTTCGCAACGTAGACAACATTAATGACATTGCTCTGAACGCACCGCGCAACAAGGTCTCTGGAAGTGTTCGGTTCACGTATCCGAGATATGATATCCGATCGGAAATCCGGGTTCGGCATGTCGGAGGTTTTCCCGTGCGCTCGGATGTGTATGTTGGCACAGTTAATCCGTATACGCTCGTCGATCTAAGCATGCACTATCGCGTACCGTTCTCTCCTAGAACTCAGTTGACGGTTACGATTCAGAACCTGCTGAATAACGAGCACGAAGAGTTCGTAGATGTGCCAAAACTCGGCAGGCTTGCTCTCGTTCGTCTGGCGCACACGTTCTGACACCCGCATTTGGGTCGATTGCGGAATTGCGGCGCCGGCCGTACCGTGGACGCCACTTCTGGCGGGTGGATTGGGGTCACGCAGCAACGCAAGGATTGATTTCTCGCGAGGAATCGCAAGCCTTATCATTTTCTG is a genomic window of Rhodothermales bacterium containing:
- a CDS encoding TonB-dependent receptor, producing the protein MKIVLSILLAGIIILDSEAQSITGRVIDSESAEALIGANVVTTSGPTKLGTATSEYGRFTLPRLSSGRYTLQVSYVGYRSQDIVVDVREDSRNDLEILLVPVDIEINPVTITASRSPQKLLDAPAAITVLETEEIEARTALTAAEYLKAVPSVDLMSTGINQSRIVIRGFNDNLASSLLTLVDNRIARIPSIRLTALNLIPINSADIERIEVVSGPASALYGPNAANGVVHIVTRSPFDSRGTTATVSMGENEVLSGALRHAGTVGNRLGFKVFAQYYTGRDFEFADSLEVSARRLALEAGADEDTLRIGLRDFNVRNLALDGRLDYRFSSTGTLIVSGGLTHGDNIETSPTGAVQAKNALYTYAQARLRYGRLFAQVFYSELDSRDSYALRTGDLFSENSGQFVAQAQHNSSIGQRQDFTYGVDLYLTRPDSKGTVNGAYEDQDDINEVGAYVQSETRVSRKLDVVLAARVDRHNRVDDLTFSPRAALVVKPTPQHTFRLTFNRAFQTPAANHLFADVLGQRDVFEGARLEPLLGFSPTMNLRAQGTPSTGFHFSRDMSGRVQFRSPYARLDPRGFGDDQFISLDDPVFTNVMWSVARDASVAGLGLGLAESGLIPADQLEAFSNALDLVLPDEVVGVRNSLQILDLGRQGFVPTFEPSDIGPLKITRTETIEFGYKGVLRERVFVGLDVYRTHVKNFIGPFLVGSPTVFLDSPTLQLALTEHVEQVLADPANADALTSLLALDQIQGIGNGDGSPASELSFLISSGIAGSVPFGSVSPVESFDPTAALLVRRNFGDISLYGADVHFTYFLSPRWSFGGTYSFVSENLFRNVDNINDIALNAPRNKVSGSVRFTYPRYDIRSEIRVRHVGGFPVRSDVYVGTVNPYTLVDLSMHYRVPFSPRTQLTVTIQNLLNNEHEEFVDVPKLGRLALVRLAHTF